The Candidatus Methylacidiphilales bacterium DNA window CCGCCGAAGCAGGCGTCAGGTACTCATTAGAACAACCACAAGCTTTTGTGGATAGCAATCTGCAAGGGTTTGTTAATATTATTGAGTGTGCAAGGCATGGTAAGGTTAAACATTTTGTCTACGCTTCAAGCAGTTCAGTTTATGGGTTAAATGGTTTGTTGCCAATCAACGAAAGCGCATCTAGCGATCATCCTACGAGTTTGTATGCTGCCAGCAAAAAAGCTAATGAGTCCATTGCGCATGCCTATGCACATAGCTTAGGGCTGCCTTGCACTGGCATGAGATTTTTTTCTGTTTATGGGCCATCAGGTAGGCCAGATATGGCAGTGTGGTTATTCACTAAAAAAATTCTAGAAGGCACCCCTGTGCAACTGTTCAATAAAGGAAATCATACTCGTGATTTGATTTACATTGATGATTTGGTTGAGATTATTTCTCGCATCATCCCTAAACCACCTAAGCCAAATAAAGCATTTAATCCTAAAAAACCTGACTCTAGTATTAGTAGTGCTCCCTACCGAGTTGTCAATCTAGGAACGGGAACCGCAACTAGTTTAAAGGACATGGTTCACGCCATTGAAAAAGCACTAGGTAAAAAAGCCATCATTCAACTACTTCCAAGACAGAAAGCAGATAGTTTAGACACTAAGTGCAACACGAAGCTAATGATAGCGCTTACTAAGTACAAGCCAAAAGTGTCTGCACAAAAGGGAATTGAGCAATTTGTCAAATGGTATCTCAAATGGCAGCACTAAGTAATGTGTGGAATTTTTGCTATTGCATCGCAAATTCCAATCACTGCAATTCTTCTGCAGGGATTAAAACGACTCGAATATCGTGGCTATGATTCAAGTGGTATCGCGGTTCTAACTCCACAAGGTGAACTAACCTGTATTAAATCTAAGGGAAGGGTACATCAACTTGAGAGCCTAATCTCAGTACCAGAATTCCAACAACAAGTCGGCATCGCTCACACAAGATGGGCAACTCATGGAGAGCCAAGTGACAGCAATGCACACCCTCACATTAGCGAAGAGCAAATTGCCAT harbors:
- a CDS encoding NAD-dependent epimerase/dehydratase family protein; the protein is MKTTVCITGIAGFIGSRLALKLASSGKYLVVGIDSLNDYYDLALKQKRLAEVQAQGIVFHQVNIANLVKVKEVFAKHNPSIVVNLAAEAGVRYSLEQPQAFVDSNLQGFVNIIECARHGKVKHFVYASSSSVYGLNGLLPINESASSDHPTSLYAASKKANESIAHAYAHSLGLPCTGMRFFSVYGPSGRPDMAVWLFTKKILEGTPVQLFNKGNHTRDLIYIDDLVEIISRIIPKPPKPNKAFNPKKPDSSISSAPYRVVNLGTGTATSLKDMVHAIEKALGKKAIIQLLPRQKADSLDTKCNTKLMIALTKYKPKVSAQKGIEQFVKWYLKWQH